atatgttaatactatttcatgtaaaatggaaaagttaaaattaaaaatttctgtcAATCTTTGAACACGTTTTACATTCTCTTCCTTTGTTTTTTGAACTTACAGTAAAATGACACCAGAGCAAGATTATAgcgaatattattttcaattcaaatttgattatttccaTCAATTTGTCTGCGTTCAGCAGCGCTCCTGAGTCCCTGAGTAAAAACGCgataaaaaacattcttagatttctttaatgtgttatttaatcagatacgtaaattattatctttttaatctttaaaacaaaagactttattattaacttcttTTTATCCTTCatctatttcaaaataaaagaacatGAAATGGATCTTgttcgatttttaaaaatataaaattgttattacatattttatatcatatcatatcatttttataaataatgttatattatttcagcTCTTTCCTGAAGGTAACCTAATAgacaattaatgttaattaacgTCTTAATTCTTAAGTCAACTATTTCTagctgttttaaatatgattaacaATCAAGTACACCAatcaatagtaataaatattttttttttttttaaaacaagttctaattttattattaaatacaggCATAGATACATCTTCAGGTAAAAAAATCTCTaccacaaaattaattatggttgattttttttttaccataatTGACTCTATTTGATGGTGGATAAGATCGCCTATGAACTATTAatggtttttttattgtaatattatagttcTGAAGACTATAAAGATTAAATGTGATGAAAAAAATGatgtgtattagttatatgGAAAGAATCACTACGAGTATTTCTACAAAGCCAttcaaagataaaattaaccaTTGAGATGTTTGTTTCACATTATGTATTCGAGAAATGTCTCTCATCTCGATCAAAGGATCAGCTGTTCAGAAATTTAaagatgaattttataaatatttaatactataatttataagttaataattgATAAGTTAATATCTGATAATTACATTTTCGTACAGACTTCGTATGTTTAAGTGACTAcacagttataaatattcaaaataagacATGCTACATTATGATAGGAAATTGTATactagttgtttttttatccTTATACTAAGGGGCcgttttatagatatttttggtAAGGTTTCAAAAGTTTTCTAATATGTTTACCAATAAAACAAGAACTTgcataaaatacaatacataatattattgaattatgtcagttttttaaaataattgcaatcATAGGCCAATTATgctaaaaattacaaaaaaaaatagaaacaaaaaaaaatatataaaacctcatATGATCATTAGTAGTGATCTCATATGatcatttattcattattatatactaattaaGTTCGATGTTTAATTTTCCTACGCTTGGatctaaaatgatttttaattctaatgttatggctattttagataattttacaCATATCTATTGTGGTGTTGCATCTttcataaaatcataattaaaaaaaccagtatacaaaattattctttaatattactctAGTTGCGCCTAAGTAACACTTCTgacaaatatctttttataaccaagcaacatgtaaaataataacagagtAAAAAATTGGCAACAATAACAACAAGAGATTAACAGTTTCTTAATGCTTTCCATGATGGAAACCCCAGTGCTTGTGGTCTTCGTGGCCTCCTTTCTTGCCATGGTCATGGTGGTGATGATGGTGTTCATCATGTCCGTGATGACCCTTGTGTCCATGGTGATCCTCATCGTAGTGGTGTTTGTCATGGTGGCCGTGTTTGCCATAATGGTCTTCATGGTGACCGGAATGATGATGACCTCCCTTCTTGTGGTGACCGCCATGATCTTCGTGGTGTTTGTGGTGATGTCCGTGCTTGTGGTGTTTGCCTTCGAGATGGTGTCCATCGTGGAAGTGGTGGTCCTTATGGAAGTGGTCTTTGTGATATTTCTTGTGGTATCCGTCGGTCTTTTCACCCTTATCGTGGTGTTCGTGGTGTCCATGTTTCTCACCCTTGTGGTGGTGGCCTTTCTCGTGGTGTTCACCGTGATGATCGTGTTCATCCCAATGTTTCTTATGACCGCCGCCGTGTTCATGATGATGACCTTCATGATGATGCTTGCCGTGATGACCTTCGTCACCCTTGTGATGGTGGTGGTGTCCCTTGTGCCCTTTATCGCCTTTGCCACCATGTTCATGATGATGGTGGGCATGGTGTTCGTGGCCGCCACCATGCTCATGTTTGCTGGCCGCCACAGCCTGGTCGTCGGCCTCAGCCTCGTGGGCTGTACACAACGCCACTAAACATATCACTCCTAACACCAACAACCACCTCATGATGTATCTTGGTGATTACCTCGCTATCGGAAGTCCGGTTGTGACTGACCTCTGTACACCTGCCcgcctattttatattaacaacatGCTATCGAAGTCTATACTATTGGAATAATATTGCAACAGCTGCAAtcagttttaaaaagttaaattagtaAATCTACAAGGGTCAAGGCCATTTAACTCTTGACTTCTCTTTTTTTTCGTTTCCTGTCGCAAGTTCTCGATTTGAACGTTtcttttactgtttttttaatgagtcTGTATAACTTATACTGTAATTAAACTACGTTTATtgcaaaaaagttttatggttgaggactatatttttatgaaaagtcAAAAAGAGAACGAACAGTAGACgaattaatgtttatgaataattctaaagtaatatataatgcgcattatataattttatctttttaaagttGTCTTGTTTTTAAGAACAGATTgtatttcgttattattagttttgtttatagttaaatatgaAAGCTTATAAATCAGactatataatttctattatgTCAATAGAAACTGAATAGATATCACTATTTTTGAATCCAATCACTGTCTATGTAAATTTTGAGAACATACTTATTGTATAGTTGAATAAGTGGATAAgccgaaattaaataatgcatttattatgttactatTTGTGCCCACgactttgtattttattgtattcggaataataatatttcgatttaagttacttttaattaaacaatataaataattatgtaacgaTCATAATATTTTGCCTTCACAAAATACTTCTATATTAGTTTTCCTCACATATTACACATATTGTAAGGAAAACTTTGAagtgaatttttgttttactgcACGTTAAATAGGTGATTTGTTAAATGTCACATTGTCACCATTTTTCTCATCTTATAGACAGCGAtccataacaatattattatatgttcagattaattattaagtacaTATTATAGGGGGGGggggattttatatattaggaatgtatttaaaatatcattatacatacatgaCATGACATATCCTTGTACGGAGTAGCCATTTAAAGGTGTATCTGCTGAGAAGATCTTTATATGATAAGatataagactttcgcgagtattcattgaaacaaaacgaatattttcggatttgttgcccgtttttaattattgtaactacatactcctgtcgtttcggttactttgcagtaacCAACTGTGAGAAATATTCTCATCTCGTTTGCTcgtggtcacggttgctgcaaagtgacCGAAACATCGcgagtatgtattttaaataaaaaaaacccgttgttaatccgaaaatattagttttatttcaatgttgaTGTGAGATAGATAGAATTACGTAAATTTATGAAGTTGGAAGTTGCCCGCCAGGTTTTTCAATACCCTTATATTTATAGCTGTGATATAAAtggtttcttaaatattatattcttgcTCAGTATCTATATAATAGAATTGATGACATAATACTAACAAAAtcataaatgtaatgttttaacttttgtCCTTACAGGTAATTCTGTCTTTACTTTTAATGACGAATGTACTCTATGCTTACCTAAAATTTTACTGTCACAGTacagtattaacgtaggttaaTGAATGAGAAACAGGAAAGGCTTCGCATTTAGTGTGACAATATCGGCTCTTGCTAAACAAACTGTTACTAACACTTGGAAGTGAGAAGCAAAAGTAgttaaaagattaatattttggaaTTTTAAACTCCTAATGACGAAGCCTTTCTAAATGAGAATCATCCGAATAATGTTGTTCTAGCtcatttattttgcttttccAGTAACTTTATACTGTATTGAAGTAGAATTCAATGGGTCACAGCTGGGTTTTACCAACTCGAACTCGAAATATTTACGAAAAActgagataataataattgaccTTGGTATTTTCTGTTAAATTGagttttcgtaattttttaaatgaatttacttacatatttataatttattgctatttGCTTCTCGTTATTTTGCgacaaattgatttttatttttttttaattttatggacattaataaaataataaattctgacGTAGGAATGaactttgatatattataacaattatacagTTCTGTTGAGAGCAGCCTATGTGTATATACTTCTATTTTCTTACGACATTAAAACAGCTAAGGCTATGAGCTGTATAttcttcttgttttttttttaattttctagatGATCGctcaagttattttaaatatatgactatCACAAACTTGTTTATCCTtaggaaattttaatagtatccagttttgaatttaatattaatttttttcttaaaaaattatctagtTCGATCTTAATTAAACGAATCACACTGACCAACAAAATGGGCTGCTACTTTTTTTAATCAGCACCCTTAATTAAAAGTCGCATTATTTTTgcaaactgaaattaaaagaGTAGAAATGAAAGTAAgtctataataaaagaattatattcgtgatgttttttttttttaattatttttttataattttcgtaaaaaagtatacaaaagaaaacattattaaattttcaacaagaaattataaataaacaacagtttaataaattattattaatgcttTCCATGATGGAAACCCCAGTGCTTGTGGTCTTCGTGGCCTCCCTTCTTGCCATGGTCATGGTGGTGATGATGGTGTTCATCATGTCCGTGATGTCCCTTGTGTCCATGGTGATCCTCGTCGTAGTGGTGTTTGTCATGGTGGCCGTGTTTTCCATAATGGTCTTCATGGTGACCGGAATGATGATGACCTCCCTTCTTGTGGTGGCCGCCATGATCCTCGTGGTGTTTGTGGTGATGTCCGTGCTTGTGGTGTTTGCCTTCGTGATGGTGTCCATCGTGGAAGTCGTGGTCCTTATGGAAGTGATCTTTGTGATATTTCTTGTGGTATCCGTCGGTCTTCTCGCCCTTATCGTGGTGTTCGTGGTGTCCATGTTTCTCTCCCTTGTGGTGGTGGCCTTTCTCGTGGTGTTCACCGTGATGATCGTGTTCATCCCAATGTTTCTTATGACCGCCGCCGTGTTCATGATGATGACCTTCGTGGTGATGCTTGCCGTGATGACCTTCGTCACCCTTGTGATGGTGGTGGTGTCCCTTGTGTCCTTTGTGGCCTTTGCCGCCATGTTCATGATGATGGTGGGCATGGTGTTCGTGGCCGCCACCATGTTCATGTTTGCTGGCCGCCACAGCCTGGTCGTCGGCCTCAGCCTCGTGGGCTGTACATAGCGTCACTAAACATATCACTCCTAACACCAACAACCCCCTCATGATGTATCTTGGTGATTACCTCGCTATCGGAAGTCCGGTTGTGACTGACCTCTATACACCTGCCCgtctattttatattcgaaAAATCTAGTCTCAGACGATGGAGAAACATTATCATTCCGCAACAATTCAGCGGTGTATTCAGAGATTTAATAactgaatacattttttatggacgaaatttaattgtttgatttgatatgaataaatgaaacatttgGAATAAATTCATTGGAACAGTTATGAAgcaaacagaaataaaaatgcaataatatgtatattggaGTACAGTACCTATATGTTGTTTTGTATGTCGTAGCATGCGTAGAACATCTCGTAGAGGAATATGGAGgtgtaagtaattaaataactttctgaTTTCCGTTTTATAAACCTTTTAGGCATCAATATCATTCAAACCATTTTATACTGTTACATTATTGATGCGAGATAAATTGACAATGTTtacagtaaaatttaattaaagcccgtctaatttaaataaatatagagacATACGAACTCATCAGGATGTCacattagtttaatatttagttgcGTGTTCGatagtttacatttaatttcacaggtaatcaaataaataaatctattttgttagtgttatttttttttaaattattataataatataattcatcggattttattgaaacgttttttttacaatgtatttttttgttgtatcaTTCGAATACCGTTCTATATTCCATtacaagtaatatattatgtatattctaTCATAAGTATCCCATTATTGTAAACCCTTATAATACACTGTACATTAATACAAACTCTATTCAGCCTGTAAGTCTAGTaagtcttaattaaaatatatatatatatatatatatatatatatatatatatatatatacgtgttttttaataataattaaatgaaaaaagctttatttttgtgaGCAACAACATGTTAAGAATTTGaagttaaatttgaaatgttaaatttgaatttgaagGTTTATTgacttgtaattaaaaaaaaaattattgctgtGTTTGTCAATTAACGACACAATAATCCAATTGAATGTACGTACATtatgttaacattattattgttttaaaggtCACTTTTCATCCcataaacttaaaatgtaaaattgagACGGAACTTTAAAAGCGAGTAAAGCCGCTGGTAAGATCTAGTTAGCACATTCACAAACATGTTTGATAATCTCACGCTTTATTCACTTGATTGATGTGTATAATCTGTGAGCTATCGAAAATTATCTGCTTAGTGGATCCAATATAAAACATCCATATTTGGATAGCGTTAAACAATTCTTCCGAGCGacttaacttatttaatgcaGGCCCTTCCACCGAAAGTCCGTATTTTCGGTACCTCCTAAACACAATGTAAAACTGTTTACATATTCTCTCCGATTATACACGCTTACAAAGTAATAcagattttgaaatattaaaatggagACTTCGTGGTGCTGCTTTCACTAACGGATATGAATGTCTATCATATTTCTTAGTGTACTCGGCGAGCCATGGTTAAATTATTGGTATGAGTAACAACaaaccatatttatatatttttttttaaataaattgcatttttgagtaaatatatcaacaattttattgtattcaatCAAACTACTTTCTATTCGTGATATATGAAATGCTCTGAGGAAGACTGAATGAcagaactaaatataattggtACATTGATTGAcggcatattattattaatacagagCACTTGTAACTGATGTAtaacaaactttaaattaacttttactttACATCAGCATAAGAATTTTAACgtaaaaacttttcaaaacTCAATTAGTGCAGTGagatacataaataacaattgcGTTA
The genomic region above belongs to Danaus plexippus chromosome 4, MEX_DaPlex, whole genome shotgun sequence and contains:
- the LOC116768635 gene encoding histidine-rich glycoprotein-like, coding for MRWLLVLGVICLVALCTAHEAEADDQAVAASKHEHGGGHEHHAHHHHEHGGKGDKGHKGHHHHHKGDEGHHGKHHHEGHHHEHGGGHKKHWDEHDHHGEHHEKGHHHKGEKHGHHEHHDKGEKTDGYHKKYHKDHFHKDHHFHDGHHLEGKHHKHGHHHKHHEDHGGHHKKGGHHHSGHHEDHYGKHGHHDKHHYDEDHHGHKGHHGHDEHHHHHHDHGKKGGHEDHKHWGFHHGKH
- the LOC116768636 gene encoding histidine-rich glycoprotein-like, whose product is MRGLLVLGVICLVTLCTAHEAEADDQAVAASKHEHGGGHEHHAHHHHEHGGKGHKGHKGHHHHHKGDEGHHGKHHHEGHHHEHGGGHKKHWDEHDHHGEHHEKGHHHKGEKHGHHEHHDKGEKTDGYHKKYHKDHFHKDHDFHDGHHHEGKHHKHGHHHKHHEDHGGHHKKGGHHHSGHHEDHYGKHGHHDKHHYDEDHHGHKGHHGHDEHHHHHHDHGKKGGHEDHKHWGFHHGKH